The genomic DNA ATCAGTCAATAAAACAGAAcacgtttgttttcaaaatgcGTACAAAACAAATGATCAATCAGAAATAAACATAGCAAaatcaaacataaaaaaacgttaaaaaaatacaatcaCAATGATCTCCAGTGTCTGGCATTTGCCACGCAGTCTAAGCATAACCTCAACCTTTGTAAAATTGAAGAGAATATGCAATGCGTTATTTCAAGAGCTAAAAATAAAGGTGACCAAGGCACGTTTGGTTGTTGACACTGAAGCAGCGAAGCACAATCTGACGAGGTGAGAGAGAACCAATATCGGCCGGTGTTATCTAATAATCACAGTTTGTGTATTTGGCATCAGAACATAAAACCTCATGGAATCATAAACCAGGGACGCGCAATGCCTTATTAAACTGCTATTAAATTAATTTTGTTCAAGACTTATAACATGGTTTCAGCAACTCAATATAAGCAATGCAAGGTACGGATCAAGCAGGTAGCCGACAATACCCTTAATCATTATTTTCTTTGTCACAAATGATTGTCGTTGAAACTTGGTACAGTAATACATTATATCCACTTTTGGATCACAAACGTATACTCATAACAGCATGGAacaatatatatagcctatagtacatctcaacaaaaaaaaaatacatcttTAAAATAGAATATCACAGTTCAAAATAAGGGAAAGGATAGAAATATAACTTATTCCCTTTGACCATttttagggtgtgtgtgcaatgcGGTGATTGTCTGATACTGCCGTCTGATGGGAGCAGACCCATCCAACGTGTTTTTTATGCAAGCGCTGGGATCACtgtgcactgtgcagcatgCAGACTTTTGACAGCCCCATAAAAGGAGAATATACTAGTGATTAAAAATAATGTTATAGCATGTGCGTGCATCGTGTgtggtacagagagagagagagagagagagagagagagagagagagagagagggagagggaaggagagagagaatgtcaagCCATGCGTGTGATGAGTATATCAATTGTGCTATAGGTCAGCTGTCTAGTCCTACAGTTATCTGTGAGATGTTTTGGTGGAATTACTTGCTGATATATTCATCTCATCTACTGGtctccattcatccattcatccttctctccatctatctgtcCAGCCAGTCTATTTATccatctacctatctatctatatctcacACTACCAATGTGTAAACGTGTGATCCCATCAGTCTATCTATTATCTTACATATTCACTCTTGTAGCCCACCACACTTCCATTCACTCATGCATCCTATCACCTATATATCTGTACATCAGTATGTGCCACAACAGACCTGACATCAGTACATCAGTATGTGCCATATTAGATGGCCTCCTCTATGACCCACTTGTTCATTCAGAGAAGCCAGACCCTACAGTTCAACAGGATCAATACTTCAGTGGGTCCCCCCAACCCGCTCATCGTCTGACCTGTCGCTGGACACATGGGAGACTCTCCTGTCTAAATTTATCTTGACTCCAACTTGTACTCGAGCACAATTGAGCGAAAGAGCATGAAAGCGTGGCATGGGGAAGAGAAGCGCGTGCTAACTGATCTACGGGTCTATATGAGAGGACATGTTCCATTCGATGTAAACAAGATTCAACACTGCCAATTCTGTTGCTCcctcaaaagaaagaaagaaaattagaaaaaaattgATCACCTCTTGAAtgactgacatttttttttttttgttcccgacaactttttttttttgttgttgttgttgttgttgttgttccctCGTTTGTGCTTTGACTGCAATAGAGAGAGGCGGAGATAAagagaacaaaacaaagaaagagaCACCACAGAGCCCATGGACAATGGCAGATGCATCCACATTTTAGTTCTTTTCTTTAAAAAGCCATCAATCATGCCATGCATATTATATAGAATTGAAGTCCAAGTCATTTTCATACTGAAAACATCAGCATACAACCAGAATATACCCGTTGAAATAAAAAGcacactttttttccatttcatacaacaatggcattgttatttttgtttaattttgttGGTGTGTTTTTCTACACTCTGTGCACATATGTACCTGACAATATATATTACTTCTTATTAGTATTTACAAAACGTGTCATTTAATACCCTCCCATGTTTAGCTGGATAACTCAAAAGAATAAAACAATTTGGTTATGCTGCCCCGTCACCCAAAAGACAAAAACGAACAATTCTAATATTCCCAAATAAGAACGCTTAATAAAATGCGGAAAACCTCAGCATACACTGCTTTGATATCGCTTTGATGTCAGTCAAGAGGGTTCTTATGCACTGTAGCTCTTGTTGTTGAGTGCATAGGTTTTCACAACGACCTCTTATCATCGTTACGCCTCTCTGTATATGCTGTGCGCTCTCACCATCTAGTATACACTTATACCGCAGAACACTTTACATTAAAACTCGCAGCCGTTATGGTCTCTTATGATTGGGCAGGAATAATTGACCGTGTGCTTTGccatatgtgatgtgtgtgtgtaaaccctTATTAGAAGTTGTACAGTTTGTCGACAATAAATCCACACTCAGTATTGTCAACTCTTGGCATTCAGCGTATGCCACAAGCCAGAGAGACAGGCCTTGCTCGCAGGCACCATCAGGGATTGATACTTAACTTCGGGGGGGAAATTGCAATGAACCATTCAAGCTGTCCCATGTTTTGCATTGGTTTCACGTTTAGCTGAGTGGAGATGGTGGGAGAGTTGGCAATACTGAATGGAAGGGTTGGACAGCatcagagagggggggaagggggggcggATAATGGcagtagggtggggtgggggtgggggttgggtagGAGGAGGGTCTGAGTCCACAGTTGTAACTGGCCCCTGCACAGTCGTGGTAGGCACAGGGCAATCACAGGGCAATGTGGGCACATCTCGGAGCTTgagttgggggggtgggggggcagggggcaggGGGTGGCAGTGTGTTGGGGGTGCCCCCCGTGGACCGCTCTACACCAGCATGGGCTCGGACATGAAGCTCTCGCCACGCGCCACTGTAGCTCCGCTGTTGGGCAGTGGCGGCTCCGGGGCCTCGGGGTAGGAGTCGTCGGCCGTGGCATGGTTTTCAGCGGGCATGTGGGTTGCCGAGCTGTCCCACAATGCTGGCCCGCTGCCATTGGCTGGGGCTCCATCTTGGCCCTCATCATCCAGATCCtgcaaaagagacagagaaagcacaAACTTAAGCCTGCTGTGTTCTCAGATCAGCTCTGACATACACCTAGAACTTAGGTCAGAACACAATCGGTGGCTACCATCAGGGCAGTTCAGAGATCAAATTCCAACAACTGTCTGAAAATGGCGATACAGAAACAATGCATCGAATTGTTGCTCTCTGTTCACTTCTAACACAACAGATCACTATTCATCACTATTATGTGAGGAGGAGCAGGTCTCAGATCAGTTATAGCTCAGCAGAGACGAGCAATGTCTCTTGGTGATACAGGATGAGGAGGTGCATATTTCAGTTCAGCTCTAACATAACAAAGACAAACAGCCTTTCACGACAGCAAGATGAAGAACAGTAGGTCTCAGTTCGGTTGTAACACGACAGGGCCTGACAGTCTCTCCAGACTGTAAGATGAGCAGGGGCAGGTCTGCAATCAGCCACCGCCCGCCTCCTGCCTGTCTGCTGGTGACAGACTCGGGCTGCGCTCCGCAGCGGGGGAGGCCTGGTAATTGGCTGTACGGTTATCAGCGGAGATGAAATAACTGGCTCATCACGTTAATCTCCCTCGAACAccgcccccaccccatccccccacaTCCCGCCCCCCCAAACACCCCAACCCAATCAGTGGAGCTAGCGGTGGAGACGGCACAGTCCACCGCACCCATTCGAAGGCAATATCATTCCCATGGTTCACATGATTCACAGTTCATGTGATCCCTGTGAGTCACGCACCACTGCCCTTTTCTCACGCCGGAGATCCTCATTGAATGCCCCCTGTCCCTCTCAAGTACACATCTCCACATCACTGTATGCCATATGCACACAGTgtacatacacgcacgcacgtccCCCACTCAGTTTTCTTTTAAAACGCACCTTGTTGCTTGGGGCAACGCAATTCATAACAGGAACACGCAGGCGGGGGAATTATGCATCTCCACCGAGGCTatgtccacctccacctccttcgCACGCCTGACGCAAACACgtgggcatgtgtgtatgataaTCAGCACCCTTCCTTTAAGTGGCGCTTGGCGAGGCCCGCTGCAGTCGAAAATGGCATAATTGTCGACAGCGCGCATAAATGCAATGCAATTAGAGGAACGTGGACAGACAAGGCGGTCTTGAGAACTCAATCCGCCGCACGACGCAGCCGGCGAGAAGAGAAGCAACAGCTACACTGCCACTAGACTTTGACTGGCGTGCCATTGTTGTGGAGGGGGTGGCCTTGCGAAAGTGGCTAGAGCGGCAGCATAGCGAACATGAGCTTGTTTGCAGATTGAATAATGAGCATGAAGTGTCTTGACTTGTACTCTCAAAAGCAAACAGAGGGCGATCCACACAGCCGGCGTAAAATCAATTAATGGCCATTTTAGCGAAGAGGTTACCGTAACAccgagctctctctctctctctctctctctctcgcagagCACTTCAGAGCACGTTGAAACTTTCCAAACAACTGGGGCAAAGACAAAAACACCCACGTGGTGTAGTGGACTGTAGAGATGCTGGTGACAGCATTGATGAAAAATGTCACAGAAAGCGAGAACCTCCATCTCAGGTGTTAATTAATAACTGAGATGTAAAGTCCCTTGGATCACAGTTAGTCTGTGTATAGATTTAGACTGAActccaccttcacacacacacacacacacacacttacagtaaatACAGACCATGAAGTATTTTCTAGACCAAGAAAGAAGGTTTTTACATCCTAATAATATACATTTCATGTAGGAGATGTGCACAATTACAAATTATGCTAATAAGCACACAATTACAGCTTGCTGCATGAACACCACTTTCTTTTCTGCATGCTACTGAATGGTGTACTATACTTACTAAGATTATTGTTATTTTAGGTCATTATTgtacagagggagagactggGCACACAGATTGCATTACAAAAGGTGAAATGTCAGAGTTCAGATGTCGAAGCAGGGGTGCTTACAGTGACGGGCTCGCCGCCGGTCTCGTAGTAGATGTGACTGAGTGGCTGTGTCTCTGTCGATGGGTTGTGGGGCTTATTCAGCTGAAAGCACAGAGAGGGGACAGtgttacacacaaacaaagtgacacacactcattcacacacacacacacacacacacacacacacacacacacgagtgcatctgcaaacacacacccacacaccacaccaacacgCTTACATGAGTACACATTAACCCCATTTTAACCCCAAAGCCTGAGGCTCCTTGCCATTAAAAAATGAGAGCAGAATACATTtccttctttatctctctctctctctctctcccccactcactTTCTCCTATTTTTCCCCTACTCCCCCATTTCATGCAAAAACCCCTCACGCTCTGCTTCATGATTCCGAGTGAATCCGGCAAACTGCTGCTGCTTGAGCAAGCCTTACAGTAttcattctttttcttttaatgtCTCTTGGGAACACAAGCTAAATACATTTATATGCAgagttgttgttttaaatgtgacAGCTTCACGatccatgcacacaccacaaaaaACGATCTGAAAACCCATGACAAGCAAGCAGTCAGTCAGAcaaacagtcagacagacagacagacagacagacagacagacaagcaagcaacacagacagacagatggatagacagacagacagacactcaccaTCTCCGTAGAACTGCCCATCTTGACAGGAGGAGGGGGCTTGTGCTTTGGGGGAGCACTAATTGgatgagagaagaagaaaaagtcaTTACCTGTTTTCATAAGCATCTCCTCTAACTGGCACTATACATATTAATAAAAACCTTTcgaagagatggagaaaaaacaGAGATGAATATTAATATCATCAAAGTAAAAAGTGCCTGCTTCAGTGGAGTGGGTGTGTTGAGTGTATTATTAAGCACAGTATAGGTTCATGTACAATGCGTacggtgtactgtatgtgtttgtgcgtgtatgtgtgtgtgtgtgtgtgtgtgtgtgtgtgtgtgtgtgcacgcactgtgacacacacacacacacacacacacacacacacacacacacacacacttaaaacactTGAGCTAGTCTTACTCGTCATTCTCAGCGTTGAGCTGGCGCTTGCGGAGCAGGAAGATGAGAGCTCCAATTAGGCACAGAAAGATGACCACTCCAATGATGCCGCCTATGATGGCCCCTGTAGCATTACCTCTAGGTGGCTTACGCTTCTctgtgaaagagacagaaagagacagagaggaagggagggagggagggagggggggtggtggaggagaggagaaaatgagataattaaatgaaatgaacttcattaaaaaaagaTCAATCAGTCGTGCAgtcataaaagcaaaaagcctgCACTTCCTCATCAGTGcccttgagtgtgtgtcagtggcatCTTTGTGTTTGGGAGTCTGGGCGTGATGTTGGCACGCGTTACTGCGGGGACTACAGACAATAAAcgcaagaaaagagagagagaatttcctctcccctcatctgACACAtgggggtgagtgagtgaggtgggGGGAGGTGAGGTGAttggggggtgtgggggatATAGGTGGGGTTCTCTCTAGCAGGTTAGCACAGCGCTGGCGCCAGACAGCACTCGCTAAAATTAGCCTCCCCGCTGCCTTGGTGAGAGGCGGATCATGTGCTGATTATAGAGCGTGAGGCTCGACGCCTTATTTTtaatctgctgctgctgctgctgttctaTGTGTTGctactgatgctgctgctgccgctgctgccgctACTGTCACCGGGATGCTGCAGTTCCGCGGCTCACAAGTGGGGGAGCTGTGGTAACTTGAAAAAGGACCATCGGAAAGTGAAGCGCAATCGGAGCTAGTCGCTGAGTGGCGCTAGGCTCACCAAGTGCCACTCCCTTGGGTTAAATGAGTGGGAGAACAGCCCTTGCGCACAGGCACAgggaggaaaacacacacaggcacacactcacacacacagtatttttaGTGTCTCGGCTCATTTCCATGGCAAAAATCTCCTTGCTGGCATTAACAGTGTTTTCTCAAtgcctccctttcctctctctttcataacACATCAGCAggtggtgtctgtctgtccccctAACCTTCACTCCCGCGCCATCCATCGTTCAAAcactcggtctctctctctcacacacacacacacacacagtctccatcTCTTTgctctagttctctctctctctctctctctctctctctctctctctctctctctctctctctctctctctctctctctctctctctctcacacacacacacacacacacacacacacacacacacacacacacacacacactcactcacactcacactcactcacacacactcacacacaagctcaccCAGTTAAACCCTATCAGACAAGAGGGAAAGGCACCCAAGGGGGTGCTTCAATTATTTAGTATCTGCAAACCAAAACAGGGAAAATGAGCAAGAGGCAGAAGGGGAAAGACGAGCAGTGCAAACAGAATGAAAGAGAGCGATAGCAAGCGAAagaagggggggtggagggaggggtgggacgGAGGGATGCAGCTCAGACTGCACATCTCAACATCGAGAATTGACAGTGTGTGATTGAGctatacacacaccaacacaagaacacacgcaaaaacaacacacacacacacacacacacacacacacactttcatctgTTGCCAGTCTCACGGGGTCCCTGCGTCCCCCCGGCGTGTTTTTATCAGAGGCGCTGGATATCGCGTTTAAGCGTGAGCGCGCAGGGCTATTGATGTCTGCCCGTCGAAGCTAACGCTCGCCCATAAATAACAGATGAGCCAGTGTCACCAGATCAAAGGACAACACGTTCCCATGATGGAGCGAGCTGATGTGAAAGACAGAGATTGAGAGACGGAAAATGGAAAGAGACAACGGGGGGGTTAAGGATAGGTAGtgagtgaaaacacacacacacacacacacacacacacacacactttgcaaacATGTATAGCAGTAAACCCCTCCTCTTGGCCTAAGCCCTGTTGGTGGCTTGGCAGAGCAAGGCCAATGGATGGCACTGAAGCGGCTCTGCTGCCTGGGCCGGCGGTCTCCAGCTCGGACAAAAAGGCCCGGCTCAGCACCGACAAGAGTGTCGCTGTCTGTACCGCCAGCCACCGGAGGGAAACCACCCCAGCGTGACTCATTCACTGAATGTACTGAGgcatggagatagagagagagagagaaaggaagagagagggatgaagagagagagagagagagagatggagaggacgAAGTGAAGGCGGAGGGTAGCTGGCAGGATAGAGGACAGGAGTGAAAGAGACGACTGGCAGAAcattcacacaggcacacacttacgcaaacgcacacacacacacacacacaaacacacacacacagagcaacaacAGGAGCTGCAGCAGTGACTCGCTGTTCATCCTCATGATGTTCCCAG from Alosa alosa isolate M-15738 ecotype Scorff River chromosome 20, AALO_Geno_1.1, whole genome shotgun sequence includes the following:
- the LOC125285688 gene encoding uncharacterized protein LOC125285688, whose amino-acid sequence is MVQARAMMRRSWGSLAFAEWERVPARAGVSARSTDTTMGCVAAAASSVVMGNAAHIRIHAPRKKRKPPRGNATGAIIGGIIGVVIFLCLIGALIFLLRKRQLNAENDDAPPKHKPPPPVKMGSSTEMLNKPHNPSTETQPLSHIYYETGGEPVTDLDDEGQDGAPANGSGPALWDSSATHMPAENHATADDSYPEAPEPPLPNSGATVARGESFMSEPMLV